The Macrobrachium rosenbergii isolate ZJJX-2024 chromosome 46, ASM4041242v1, whole genome shotgun sequence genome has a window encoding:
- the LOC136830096 gene encoding uncharacterized protein codes for MKTGRIVASIANQKEEEEEEEEEEEEEEEEEEEEEAEEAGTLEPSLERNKKRKKGLKGSLERNKKKKKKVWKALWKKKKKKKKRRRRRRRRKRRRRRGRRSRRSGNLGTFSGKEQEEEEGV; via the coding sequence ATGAAGACGGGCAGAATCGTAGCTTCCATCGCCAAccagaaggaggaagaagaagaagaagaagaagaagaagaagaagaagaagaagaagaagaagaagaagaagcagaagaagcggGAACCTTGGAACCTTctctggaaaggaacaagaagaggaagaagggtcTGAAAGGCTctctggaaaggaacaagaagaagaagaagaaggtatggAAGGctctctggaagaagaagaagaagaagaagaaaagaagaagaagaagaagaagaagaaaaagaagaagaagaagaggaagaagaagcagaagaagcggGAACCTTGGAACCTTctctggaaaggaacaagaagaggaagaaggggtcTGA